The DNA region GCCCCATATGTGATTTTAGTGACATAAACGGCCCCTATTACCCACTTGTGTCCACAATCGAGTTTTGCTATTCAGTCATCACGGCCCAGTGAACGTTATTCGCATCGAattcacttaattttataatcggtCCGATAGACGTTTGACTAACGAAACATGTTgactgttaattattaatttaatatgtcgcACGACATGCTCGGGGCTTGCTGAcctattaattacattttatgcgGACTGACAAAGGACCCTCTTTCTCTCTCTGACACTCTCTTTTGATGACAACCATTCAGCTTAAAGGGATGCCAATTACACAGTGTTGTTTTGGAGAAAGACCGAATAGTTGTTGCCTTCCAGGTGGTCCGGGCATGCCGTCCAGTGGATACGGTAATTTTGTCGAAATCGGTCCCTTGGACATAAACTATCAGAGGAAGAATTACACCTTGGCCGAAGACTTCAACGTCCTCTTCATTGACAATCCGGTGGGCGTCGGTTACAGCTATGTGGAGGACAACTCGACACAACTGCCGAAGAACAACAAGGAAATCGCCGATGATCTCATGAGGTTTTTCGAAATGTTCATCAAAAAGAGGCCCGAATTTTCCAATACttcgttatatatttttggtgaatCGTACGGTGGCAAAATGGCAGTCGAATTCGCCTATCAGATTATGaaggtaattattaattaaaggctATGAACCATGAGGAGTGAAAGTAGCATAAATACTATTGCACTCAATATCATTTATAGGAcatttcaatatacattttccCTATTTCTTGGAAAAATCatctttttagatttttttactttactttttcaAAGTTGAAAACCTGTGTCTAATTTtgtaaagtattaatttttcagaattttttattaagaactaTTAAAGCTGGCCTAAcctaattttatctaattttttacatttttcaataaaaactcaaattttGATACAATATCTTATCACTgtgaaataactaattaaaatataacagttgaccaattgaaataatttgtggttaaaaataaatagttaaatatcaaaattgataaacaaatataaaacactGAACTTAAACAagatgaaagaaaaaaattaaattaataattgtgacAACACACCTTATCGAAATATTTGCGATACATCAAATTTCCAACTTTTACCCCTTCTCCTGACCAAAACACTAATTCTAAGAAGAAACAATTGAATATGCCAAGAGTTGAAAAATGCACAGCCTTCTTAGCCGTACAATTCACTGTTTTCATCTTTCGTCCTTCTCGAACTCTCGTAAATACGTATTTCCGTCTCTTTCATTCTTGCAAGGACAAATGTAAACTTTGATTTTTGAATCAGACAGAGAATTTAGTTAGTATCAGTATAAATCACTCccattttttggaaaaatcatCCTTCtagatttttttacttttacattttaaaagttgaaaacatgtttctaattatatctatctatttttcaatatttataatttttccgattttcacagtttttttttaattcacatttCTTAATCAGTATATTcttctgtataattttatcataattaaggatttttcttaatttatatttttaaataagattttttgaattttcttttaaaattgaccatcattaagtaaatttttaacaaaattgctgtaattttatatttaaattattttaataaattaatttttaatacttttctgcatacatttttttcatgtctgatttttgcataattttatataaaaattttgcatttattcttaatttttggaCTTAAGattggataattttttaataaacaaataaattaagttatttcttactaacatactttttttgtgaaattttaccataattttatcaattttacaaatattttaattcacaagaattttatataacccATAACGAATAcagtttatgtaaaatttttgatgattttaatcttaaattcacaaatgtttctaattaactaacatttttttcacaattaaCGTTTCTTtggtaaaatatgaataaaatttctttaaatttatgtttaaattaactattttgaagtttttaatagtttttgattAAGAACTATTAAAGCTAACCTAaccttataatttttacaatttccaactaaaaatagaagaataacagattattaattatttaagaaattttgtgataactttgataaatatgaaattaatccattttatctaaaattcattttttttttaatttacattacttAGTTACTTGAATTAAcgatttttagaatttttatatttttctccataattttaattagtcttttgtaaaatttaccaaaaatttgtaattgttcCAATTTTCATTTAAGAATGGaagaatgtttattaatagattaatattttaaggaattttttgataattttgataaaaattcaaatttttggcaTTTTAATACAACAATGGCAAatcttatttgaatttatatgaaattaatcagttttaactaaaattcagttttttttttaatttacatttcttagttaaattattaatattatacttcaATTAAcgatttttagaattttgatatttttctttataattttttcttcagattttaaggatttttttttaatttttgtaatttttatacagaaaaaaatgttattttaaattattaacaaaatatctgttaagtttacatttaaattattgcatcttaaaatttttagtagttttcttttcatagctaatttttacataatttattctgaaaatttagtcaaatattcaaattttttgaacttatataataatttctttctaatatatgtttattttataaatattttaatttacaagaattttgtataatctgtaacaagataatttttacctaaattctttctaattttttaaattttttcaaaattgacatTTCTTAGGTAaagtatcaataaaatttctttaaatttaggtGTAAAATAACgccttttcaaatttttagtatttttctctataaatttaaacccatgttattttataaaattttaagattttttttttaaatttactgtttttctaaaaattgataaacttTTTCAcacaattatgtaaaatagtctttttaaaaaaatcgtcTTTAGATTCAAAATGTTCTGTAAGTTATGTCGAAACGAaacattttgaacaaaaaaaatataattcagtttacatttaaaaatatataaaaaataattgttataaatcaaaaaaaataaagttgaaaGAGTTAGTACCCACTTTAAGAAACAAAtgtcaatttgatttttttgaatGAAGCTGTGGAGTATGAAAATAATCAAtggtttaaaacataaaataaaaacgttgtCAATTTGTCGTGGAATGTCCCCCCAAGTATTTTAGTGTTCggctttaaaaatgtattgagGAAGGCACCCCGATACCAAAACCTACTTTTATTTTCGCAATTTTTCAGATAAATACATAGTTCGCGAATGTTTTAGGACCAGAAGCAAAAGAAAAAGAACAAATGGAATCTACGTGGTATTGGTTTGGGGAACTCGTATATATCGCCGATAAATTATATCAGAAGTTATGCCCCATTAGCACTGCATCTGGTATGTAAAGTTTAACTTgaaccaaataaatattgtgataACCTCGATATGCATATACTGGCCTCCAACTAGCTAGAATCAATAATAAAGTGCAGATAGCGCAACAGCGttgttttacaatattttagataataaaatgcACGGTTGCAATAAGACGTTAATCGGCGTGACCACGCGAAATTTTGCGCAGGGCCTGGTCGACAAGCAGGGCTTCACACAGATCGACGAATGGGCCGCGCACATCGAACAGCTGGTGACGACGAAACAATTCATCGAGGCGGCCCACGCCGAGCACAGGATGGCGAATCTCCTGGTGTTCGAGATGCCCGGCATTGATATTTACAACATGGTGTCCAGAATGAACAGCTCGTTTTTGCCCAGTGAGTAACGGAcgcaacaaatttaataagatattGGGGGGCTTTGTCTCCGTGTGTGTGCTGTGTGTTTGGCCTTCTCATTTTCCGGAGGCCGACGCCGGTTGTTTGCGAGATTTTACTTCTTCTTCCCCGGAGATCGATATTGTGTTTTTGCAGGCTACTTAAGTTATCTGCCGAGGTTCACGGAAATGATGAACACGGAAGTCAAAGGTAATCTGTCGATCGGCGAGAACATCGAGTGGTCCTTCCTCAACAATCAGGTGTACGAAACGTTGCACGGCGACCTAATGAAGCCGGTcactaaaaaaagtaaatcgaCTGAGGCGTACTTACGTTTCGACGCACGTTCATTATTGTTCTCGTTTCAGTTGAGGTTCTGTTGAACAACACAGACATTAAAATCATTGTTTATAACGGGGTGTTGGACTTTTTGGTCAACACGGCAGGTTTGCGGCTCGACTTACCTTCGGTTTAACTCGCTTATTTTATTCACCTTTCAAGGTACGAGGTTGTGGATGAACAACTTGAAGTGGAAGTTCAAGGACGAGTGGAGGGAAGTGAGGCAAAGTCCTTTCGAAGTGGAGCAAGACATTGTTGAaggttattataaaaaatacgggAATTTAATCCTGTACGTTGTTTTCAGAGCCGGACACAGTGTAAGCAaccgaattattttattttcattgacaTCATTTCATTGACATTGGTTGTCAAGAAACTTATTGCGTTTTTAAGAGGGTATTCTGGTCTGGAGACATGAATTTTAGGTACTTTATCAAGAGCACtagaaaatagtaaaaattgaaaattggtgTTAAGCTTAGTTACTACGATAGAGGAATGTGGGGTTCAGGAAGGTTCACAacaaatttcaagtaaattggTGTAGTAGAACTTGAGAAATcatgacaaaaatttaaaaaaatatagtttagaatgatattttatacatacatttattcAGTCACTCCTGCTTCATATATCAACCGTAATCCCGATGGTATGTTATGGATATAGCTATATCTccgaaaataatttgaattttgaaaaatcctTTTGAGGACATATGCTTAAATGGTTAagctttgataatttaaagaaaaaacaaccgatttttcaaatttctagaCCATAATTCACAAATCTcaacttaaacaaaaatttattaccattttgCCAACGAGaaacaagcttaattataTCGGTGAAATAGAACTTCTTCTTCGTACCTCAGTTCGTTCAACTTCTACAGTGTCAGATGGGCACTGCTATGAAGAAGAATTGAATTCTTCACCATTGTGATGtacttttattgttgttagcttgtttgatatttaacaaaaaaattaaaaactatttaaactaatctaacccatttttaattaaaatatgcaaaattttataatttttctaattttcacttattttttataaaattttgtgttaagtttgctaaaaattcaaatttttaatagtttaaaataacaatggcaaatcttatttgattttttatga from Aethina tumida isolate Nest 87 chromosome 1, icAetTumi1.1, whole genome shotgun sequence includes:
- the LOC109608275 gene encoding retinoid-inducible serine carboxypeptidase, with protein sequence MNRSMVFVRVAFFCLFLLLDTVPQTKGDLEDEDERNSTFRQDWGHINIREGAYMFWWLYYTTADVEVYTKRPLIIWLQGGPGMPSSGYGNFVEIGPLDINYQRKNYTLAEDFNVLFIDNPVGVGYSYVEDNSTQLPKNNKEIADDLMRFFEMFIKKRPEFSNTSLYIFGESYGGKMAVEFAYQIMKDQKQKKKNKWNLRGIGLGNSYISPINYIRSYAPLALHLGLVDKQGFTQIDEWAAHIEQLVTTKQFIEAAHAEHRMANLLVFEMPGIDIYNMVSRMNSSFLPSYLSYLPRFTEMMNTEVKGNLSIGENIEWSFLNNQVYETLHGDLMKPVTKKIEVLLNNTDIKIIVYNGVLDFLVNTAGTRLWMNNLKWKFKDEWREVRQSPFEVEQDIVEGYYKKYGNLILYVVFRAGHSVPVDNMPAFRQILKQELLCGEQ